The segment TGCAGGTCGGGGGCAGCAGCGGGGCCGTCTGGCGCAGCCCGGCGATGTCCAGCCGGTACGCGGTGAAGACCAGCACCTTCTGCGGGCCGAGGTGCGTGCTGACGCTGGTGATGCCGTGGTAGGTCAGGCCGGTGAGCACCAGCAGCGGCGTACGGATCCGGAACGGCTGCGCGGCGGCCGGCTCGCGGAATCTGGCGGCCGCCCCGGACAGGCTCAGCGACACCTTCGGCAGGCACCAGGGCGAGTCCTGGTGTTCCTTCGGGTCGCCGACGGTGATGTCCAGCGGGAGCGGGCCGAGCAGGGAGTCCATGCCGCCGTCGGCCGGCAGCCTCGGCAGCGCGAGCCGCAGCGGGCCCACGGCCAGGGTGGTCCCGGTGCCGGTGCCCCTGACGGTGTCGTGGTGCGGACGGCCGGGGCCCGGCGCGGCATGCCGGGGCGCGGGCGCCGGCGCGGCGCCGGGAGCGGGGGCCGGTACGGAGGGCACCGCCGGGGCGGGCGCCGACGCGGACGCCGGTGGCGGGGTCAGGCCGAGCAGACCGGTGACGGCGCCCAGCAGGCCGCCGGGGGCGGGGGCGGCCGGGGCCTGGGCCTGCGCCGGGGCCCCGGGGGCGGCGGGTGACGGGGCCAGGGGCGCGCTGCGCGCATGCCGCGCGGGGCCGCGCGTACGCTGCCCGGGCACGGCCGCGTCGAGCTTGCCGCGCAGGCCGGCAGCGGCGTCCACAGCGGCGTGCGGGCCGTCCTGGTGGGGCTTCGACTGCCCCCTCGCGCCGAGCAGGCCGTCGAGCAGCGAGCAGACGCTGAGCCGGTCCGGCCGGTGGGCCGGGGCGATCGTCGGCAGCGCGGCCATCGCCATCGGGTACGGGGCCATGGGCTGCAGACCGCCGGCCAGCAGCGCTCCCCCGGCGGGCAGCGCGCCAATGGCCCGCATGCGCATGCCGCGTACGGTGAAGGACGCCACGAAGGACGCCTCGCCGTTCGCCGGGACGGTCTTGCCCGCCTTGCCCGCCTTCTTCTTCTCAGGCTTCGCGGGTTTCGCGGGCTTTTCCTTCTTCTCCGGCTCCTCCTTCTCCGGCTCCCCGCCGCTGTCGCCGCCGCTCCAGTCCGGAACCGGCTGCTCATGGGGCGGCGGCCCGTCCGGCACCCAGGCGATCGCCATCGCGCCGCCGATGGCGCCGAGCAGGAAGCCGATCAGGAAGCCTCCGAAGTTGGACAGCACGATCGAGGCGACGGCGAAGATCAGCGTGGCGATCCCGGCGAAGACCCGGTGGCCCGGGGACAGCCACATGGTGAGCCCGAGGATCACCATGAACACGCCCATGAGCGCGCCGGAGACGCCGGCGATGCCCTCGTGCATCATCAGGGCGAGCGGGGCCAGCGGGATGGAGAGGATCTCCAGGCCCGCCAGCAGGGTCCACACCCCGGCCCAGAAGGGGCGGCTGCGCCGCCAGTTCCGGAAGGCCGTCCGCAGCCTGGCCACTGTGCCCATGCCCGCCTTCAGTAGCAAGAGTGGTCGCCGGCCTGCACGGACAGATGCATACCGGGCAGCCGGAAGGTGGCGGCACTGACCGAGCGGGTGCCCTGCCGCAGGTGGTCGATCCTGACGCTGTCGGCCTGCTCGCCGAAGCCGCCGGGGGAACCCTGGACCCCGGACACGCCCTCCAGGGTCGAGGCGTCCTGGCCGATGTTGATGTTCTGGAAGACGGCGTCGCCGCGCAGGTCGTGCGCGTCGACGACCAGCCGGTCCGCGTGCGCCGGGGGGCCACTGGTGCCCGAGGTCAGCTTCAGCGTGACGCCGCCGACCACCGGGAAGTCCTGTACGACGGACTGGCACAGGTTGTACAGATCGGCCGACCTGATGCCGGACAGCGCCTCCGGATAGGTGTCCTGCTTGCCGCGGTCGAGGACTCCGTACTGGACGAAGCCGTGGCCGTCGAGGGTGTCGGCGGAGATCTGGAAGCTCTCCCCGGAGACCACGAAGGAGTTGGCGGAGACCCCGAACGAGGCGGCGAGCGCACCGCTGACCGTCGCCGAGAGCACGGCTGCGGACAGGGCGAGGGTCGGCAGCATGACCAGGGCCAGGCGCTTCCAGCGGGTGCGGCCCGGCAGACGGGCGTGGGAGGCGGATTGCACACCTTCCCAACGTCGGACAGGCTGACCGGTCACCTCGCCGGTCGCGTGATCACTCCATCAGCGCAACCGTGTGGCCGATGCTTTCAAAAGCAGGGCTTCGAGCCCTTCTTCACCGTCAGGTGCAGCCCCGGCAGCCGGAAGGTCGCCGCGCTGACGGAGCGGGTCTCCTGCCGCAGGTGGTCGA is part of the Streptomyces sp. NBC_01262 genome and harbors:
- a CDS encoding DUF6230 family protein → MQSASHARLPGRTRWKRLALVMLPTLALSAAVLSATVSGALAASFGVSANSFVVSGESFQISADTLDGHGFVQYGVLDRGKQDTYPEALSGIRSADLYNLCQSVVQDFPVVGGVTLKLTSGTSGPPAHADRLVVDAHDLRGDAVFQNINIGQDASTLEGVSGVQGSPGGFGEQADSVRIDHLRQGTRSVSAATFRLPGMHLSVQAGDHSCY
- a CDS encoding DUF6114 domain-containing protein, with translation MGTVARLRTAFRNWRRSRPFWAGVWTLLAGLEILSIPLAPLALMMHEGIAGVSGALMGVFMVILGLTMWLSPGHRVFAGIATLIFAVASIVLSNFGGFLIGFLLGAIGGAMAIAWVPDGPPPHEQPVPDWSGGDSGGEPEKEEPEKKEKPAKPAKPEKKKAGKAGKTVPANGEASFVASFTVRGMRMRAIGALPAGGALLAGGLQPMAPYPMAMAALPTIAPAHRPDRLSVCSLLDGLLGARGQSKPHQDGPHAAVDAAAGLRGKLDAAVPGQRTRGPARHARSAPLAPSPAAPGAPAQAQAPAAPAPGGLLGAVTGLLGLTPPPASASAPAPAVPSVPAPAPGAAPAPAPRHAAPGPGRPHHDTVRGTGTGTTLAVGPLRLALPRLPADGGMDSLLGPLPLDITVGDPKEHQDSPWCLPKVSLSLSGAAARFREPAAAQPFRIRTPLLVLTGLTYHGITSVSTHLGPQKVLVFTAYRLDIAGLRQTAPLLPPTCTRALPDTSHPPFYGLPGVAITPLGIGLPGIGFVPSSAPGPGAACQGKLEQDAAPASTTTATGRPVVLLTKVLSGNLLGLLPVTFTPDMPPPLPPGLTLPIPLFFTHVLGFNQFLGADRLSVPGLAQSASF